The Fusarium oxysporum f. sp. lycopersici 4287 chromosome 1, whole genome shotgun sequence DNA segment CGATGGTGCATTCGACAAGACTCTTCAGAGCAACGGAGggaaataaaaaagtaaagaCGGCGATAAAAGTCGCAAAAGTGCACAGTAGCACAGACCCGATCAAGTCCCGTCAGGTTTGGGTTGGGATCCAATACCTTATATGAAATGGAGCCCAGCTGATGAATGAAATGACAATGACAACCTAAACTACCTGAGCCAAAAGgtaaggcaaggcaaggcaaggcaatgCCAGGCAGAGTTGACCGGGGTAGACTTGGCGAAGAAGTGGGCAGAAAGACGAGGATCTTCTTATTTATTCAAGGGGAAGGGGAAAAGAGCACGGgcacaagaacaaggcaacGGTAAACAAGGCACAAAGAGACAAGAACAGAAGACAGAAAAAAGACGCTtgctactgctgctgcttgtGAGAGAGAGAGGAAAAGAGTTGGTTCCATGATTTGACTGGTCTTTTACATGGGGGACATGGATGTGCCTGGGAGACTGCGGGTGGCTGACAAAAGGTTGCTCTAGCAGATACTCTGTACAGTATAGCACAATAAGCAGCTGACTCTTGTATTTTCCGGAGCTACTACCTATTCGCCATGTTGGTCTTCTGTATCCTTTTTGATTCTTCAATCTCTTTGTTACACCGCCTTGTCTTGTTAATCGTCTTTGCGGTGTTTATAACTATCCCGTCCCCCATCGGAATCTACAATAACAGCGTACTTCCGAGAAACAAACACAACAACATGTCATAACGAAAACAGACATCATATCACATCGCAGCAGCCTTCACTGCCGGCCCCTCGTGGCCTGACACGTGCATCACTGTTGTAGGCCCCGGGTGATCCCTCGCACGAGGAAGAATCTACCTTAGGTCGGGCAGTACAAAAGTCCAAGTCTAAGAAGAAGTGGATTCCTTCACTTTTATTTTCGCAACGGTCTACGGCTGTGTCAGGTAATCTAAGCCCATAACACGAAAATAGCTGTTTTCAAACCTGGTTGGTTCCCTCTTGAGGCTGAGCTGACTGTACTTTTTGCTTGCTGTGTCGCAGAAATGGTGTGCTGAACTGAACACCCCCACTAACATCTGTGAGATTATTTGACATGGACTGAATAATCTCGAAGATTCTTACATGTTCCCTTGGCGTCATTTGAGGCTGATAGATCAGTTTATTCGGATACTTTTGTGAACGGGATGGTACAACGTGAAAATGAGCAAGCATCTTGTGAAACAACCGGGCACTGATGTCATTGTTTACTCGAGGACAGGGGACCATTTTTAATTGATAGCCCAACAAAGCAAATCTGTTCCGAAAAGCCGGAGCAGACGCCGTTGAGGAGGGTTCTCTAGGGTAAGCCACTTTGACCTGTCGCCGTAGGGCAGAACCAGGGTTGACTCCACTAGCTCCAATAAGGCAACGGTCATCTCCAATTAATTTCATCACGTACTGTTggcctcttcttctgaaAGTCAAGTAAAGTTGAGACAAGCAATCCCAAGCTTTGTGACGTCTTTGTCCACTTCTTTCACACTCCTTCTGAAATACTTCTTTGTATAATCGCTGAGCTTTGATCAGCTTCTCTTCTACACCTTTTTACGTTATTCTTGGTCTCTAACAAATCAGACCACCATGGAAGCCCTCAAATCCGCCATCACTCCCATCACGCATAACCTCCCCGCGCCGATTCGCGACTTGGGCGTTTCCATCATCGGCGAGACGTGCTACAAATCTCTACTTCTCGACGTCAACATTGAGGATGCCGATTGCATCAAGTTTGCTGTCTCCAAGGCTCTCGGCATCGGTATCATCGCCGCTTCGTCCATCGTCAAGGTCCCCCAGATCCTGAAGCTCCTCAACTCCAAGTCCGCCGAGGGTGTATCGTTCCTCTCATACCTTCTCGAGACCGCGTCGTACATCATCTCGCTCGCCTACAACTTCCGAAATGGCTTTCCTTTCAGCACCTATGGCGAGACTGCCTTGATCGTGGGACAGAATGTTATCATCTCGGTGCTTGTTCTGAACTACAGTGGCCGTGCTAGTCTGGCTGCTGTCTTTGTTGCTGCGCTTGCTGGAACTGTTGCTACACTGTTTGCTGAGAATGTTGTGGATGCGCAGACCTTGAGCTACCTCCaggctggtgctggtgttcTGAGCGTTGCCAGCAAGCTGCCTCAGATCCTCACCATCTTCCAGCAGGGTGGTACTGGTCAGCTCAGCGCTTTCGCTGTAAGTCAATCCCGTTTCTTGATCCTCTTCAATTATACAATTACTAATGATAATTCAGGTCTTCAACTACCTTGCCGGATCTTTGTCCCGAATCTTCACAACCCTCCAGGAGGTCGACGACAAGCTCATTCTTTACGGATTCGTCTCTGGCTTCGTCCTCAACGCCATCCTTGCTCTCCAGATGATCTTCTACTGGAACGCTCCCtccgagaaggccaagggcaagcaaccaGCTGCTCCCATTGCGGCCAAGCCTGCTACTCTGactccttcttcctctacCACTGCTACTCCCAAGAAGAGCCCTACCACTCGCCGACGTGGTTAGATGGTTAGATTCTTTTGTGTGGTTGCGTTTGCTTTATAGACTGGATTTGTCATAGTCATTTTTAATAAGATTTCACTCTGTTACGtgctttgactttgagtTGGTTGATTATGTGATTTTGACATGTATCTGTCGTTAAATGTTACACGAAAACGTGTGATGCTAACTACCTATGTAAATGTGTTGCACAAAACCTGCCGATAATGCTATTCGAAGCAATGGTGCAAACGGTATCCCTCCTGTATGCTACCCCAGTTGAACGCCGTTGTAATAACCCAAAATGTGTCGCTGATCCTTTCCCGTTGCCCAATTCCATACAATATCCAATCAAAACATTGATGCAGTGACTCCATTCCATGCCGCGCGTGTAGGTCGATCGCTTCGACCGGCGCATTGCAGGCATCTTCTCTGTTCGCCAAGGTTGCTCACAGAACAGCTGAAGCAAACATGCTTTCCACAGGCACCGCACGAATGATCTTCGTTATCAAGACCATCGATATCCATTCCGCCATCACCACTGTTGAGACCGGCACCGCAGTCGTCGCAGTTAGAAGGGGCAAGCTGTGTTCGGCCCAGATTGGTGATCGAAGCTGAAGGCGCTGACGAGATGCTCCAAAATCTATGAAGAGATTGTTGGTTTGATTCGGGTCGACTAGGTTCAGGTGGTGATTGAATGTTCTCAGATGGAAGCTCAGTGTGTTGATGCTGGCTCTGCGCAGAGTAAAGCATGTTGAGAGTACGTTCTAAACTCAATTAGCATATATACAGTGCACGGCTATTTAGAGCAGAACTTACGATGAATTGTCTCTTCCGAAGGTCGATTATCGCGAAATCGTTTCATGGTTCGACTGTGAAGATGAATTGGCGTCGATGCCATGATCGCGAAagggttggtgatggagttgTGAAGTCGAGGAGGAGAGTCGAGGGATGAGACTGATGAGGGAGAGGCGCAGAGCTCAGAGACGGATCGCTTGCGCTTGTGGGCCATTTTGGTTATAAAGCGGAGAGAAGTTGTTGAGTGTTTAAACGAGAATCGAAACAATTAGGGTAATGTTACAATAGATGTTGGGCTGGTAAATAGATGATGAGGTGAGATAGATCAACCTCTTTACGGGAACTGAGACGGGACTGAGACTGTGGGGCTCGAGTTGGCTGCGCGACATGACGCGCTTAGATGGTGACGTTGGACGCGTTAATGGCCCACGCCAATCTTCGCGCTAGGCCTTGAGAATTTATACAGGATCACTAAACTCGGGAGTGGGGAGCACGGGAGCTGTGCACTATCTCGCAACTACTGTATTTAAGTAATCCTATAGGTAGTGGTGGTGATGCATCGGCTCTCTTTTTGATACTTTAGTCCGATTCTAAGAAATCGTCGAAAACCGTGAcaatttcttctcttcacGCTGCAATACGTAACACTCCCCTCAGATGCAGTACCCAGTAGTTTAGTACCTTACTAAGATAACTACCTACGTATGTAACTCCCTTGCCTTTGGCGCGGCTTAAGTGAACAGCTTCTGCATGTTTCCAACCTGTCATTGACAGGTAATAATTAAGCTCAGCGATTGGCCATGCGTCAGCTGAGAGCCCCAGGTCTCAAATTGCTGAATTCGACTTGGTGTACACCAGAAACTGCCCTCCGAGGCTGAGCCTGGAGGTTCCCTGTCAGCTACTATACAAcaaatttatataatatgtTCGCCGGAGAAGGCACTGTAAGTTTCTCAAGAATTGGACCCAGTTGCAAGCCATTCATACCtatccatctcatcactATGGTCCAACTCTCCACAGACGCAATTGTAACCATCATTAGTACGATCCCAGGACTCCTGATATCATGTCCAAGTGCTTGGTTCGCATACGCGGTGTTGCGTCGTCGGCATGTAAATCGAAACGACATTGAGACCGCTACCATCGAGTTCATCATTGCCCAAATCAGTGCAACTCCGCTGAGGTATTGCTTTCATGTTCACTTCTGTCAGATCTCTGTTAATCCCGCGTAAATCCAGTCTCGAGTTGCCATACACGCATCAATTTGCACCCGAAGTCTTATTGCCAAGCGAAAATCTACCCCAGCTACCCCCGTCGACCCATCACAACATTAGTGGACGAAAGCAAAGACAGACTGAGACTCTGCTACCACCACGATTCGATAGGCAAAACAACTTACTACGCCCGAACCCAGTTGCAGCGTGACAAGATGGATATAAGTTGTCGGTCTTCTGGGATCAGTCTATGTTGGATTCATAAGTGTATACATATTAAAATTAGTGCTTGCATGGAATACACAATTGGATGTATTCTGTCAATTTCATGTCAATTCCTCTACTCTTCTGGGTCGTTCACCTATATCACCAAGTCTTAGAGCTAAAGCTGAAGTATATGTAACTAACAGTGGAGATGAGGCCTCCCCACGTTCAAGACGGGAACTAAAATAGTCCAAGCTTGGATTCCCGTCAACGGCATCCCAAGCGCTCATCGCAGTATAAGGCAATCCTCGCTCTGGACTACGATACCAGACGTGTTTACTCTGTCTGTATGACAGGCAGTCTTTCCATCAACATGCACCGAAGATGGCTTGGAGTATTAGTGGTGTTTTCTATTATGATCGATGGATCAATGATACTCCAGCTCGACCCAAATGTGCAAGAGACCCGCTTGACGCTACTTGTATTTTCGACTCAGCCGCAGTTTGTCTTGTGCTCCGCCAATTGCCtcccccatcatcatcaccatccgCCGAGGCAAGTACATAGTAATTGGATTGATGGAGTGGACCACCCGGGGCATTATGAAGTGGAGCCAGGGGGAAAACACCCACTATCTCCTTAGTAACCATGATGCTTATAAGGCCCTAGTGACGTTCAGTGACAGCCAACCAGTATTTTTGCTTATAGTAGCTAAGCGATTGGCTTTGAGCACCCGACTGTTATATACCCTGGCTTGGACCGACCCAGAAGCACTAAGGCTATCCGTGCTAAGCCTGGGGATCAATTACAGCACGTTCTGCCTTATCCCTTCTCCCTCGGCACGGCTGGGAGCGAATCGTACCCCTGGGAGTTGCCTCATCGGGGTGGTGAAGTGCATGAAGTGGTTCATGTTGTATAAGCTAAGGGTCACTGAGCGGGCAGCTTGCCACACACCACGATGAGGCAAGTGTCAGGGGTCAAATTCGCATCCCTGACACCTGACACCATCATCTCGCAAGACATAAAAGGTTGTTAAAGCCAAGTTTGTGATGACATGACAGCAACTACAAATACCAAGCTTTCATCCAAAGCAGCTTTTGGTATCCTTTCAGTTCAATCAAATCCTTTCATTCAATATGGTTCAGTTATCAACGGATGCTATAATTACCCTTGTCAGCACAATTCCTGGACTGATTGTGTCTTGTCTAAGTGCCTGGTTCGCCTACCTAGCACTGCAAAGAAGACCCATTCCCCAAAGCGATATTGAAACAGCCGCAATGCTTTTCATGATTCCAAGGACATTTTCTATTCCCGCGAGGTTCGCATTCATATCTCATTGCCTTTCCATGTGTTGAGCCTGACTTGTTTGTCCTCCAGTGCACTGTCCCACACAGATACAGAGAGGACGTTGACGAGTGGTGATGTCCTCCAACTACCACCCGCAACAAGTCAACGCTGTCTTGAACCAACCCATTCTCCAGTCCTGGAACATGCTGAGCGTGTGTCATAATATTTTGAACAAAAGTGTGATAGAATTTGACAATGCGCTGCTTTTCAGTGCTTCAACATGGGCCGCGGTGCATACGACACAACTGGTGTCCCCAAGCCACTGCCCCTCACCAGATACGGCTCTCTCACTTGGTTCAATGGACAAACTCCATCCGTTCAACAACCAACCTGATGCAACTGTCCACTATGATTAGCTCTCAGAGGAATCAACCCCATTCAAATGGACCATGACCAATCTGCAACGACACAACTCAAAGAGACTTCAGGAGAATGGATTCATCCATCTAAAAGCCTTCCTCACACGAGGCCACTTCTTGGACTGATACAACTTATACGCAAAGAACAATCCAACACATGAAACGACCAGGCCAAGAGTGGAGTAGACGATGGTGACGATTACTTCGGTCGACATTGGAAGGGATCTGGCGGAGAAGTGTTGCAAGGGACAAAAACGATAGACGAAATCGGGGTGTAACGGATGTAATAAATACCTAGACCTCGGGACCCAATAGATTATATGTGTATGATGACAGTAGGGCTACACTACTCCATACTGTCGATTGAGCTGAGGGATTTGTCCAAACCTATCCAAGCGAGATGATAGGCAGAATACTTCTGCATATCCGCGAGGCTTGCGAAGAAGCAAAGCAGACACCTTTGCCCACCGAGATCCTCGTTATCCTCTACGGCTTCGGAAACCCTGCAATCGGCTGTCATATGAATTGCACCAAAGACTTCCTTGACCCTGATGCAATACTCACTCCTTCCATGATTCTTAACGAATTGCCGCCAGACAGAGATGCAACTTTGGCCATGCGCATGTTTGCACCCCGCCCCTGGGTAGAAAGCTACAGGTTGCACAGACACGAGCTTGATAAAATTAAGATTGCTTATCCAAATGTCTACAAACAAGCCGCCGCGGATGGAACATTGGCGAAGCAGACTTTTACCGAAGAAGGCGTCTTGTATTACCTGCGTTCCAAGATCCACGAAATCAAATTCAAATACCGTCACTACGAGCTTGCGCTCTGGCTTCGACAAGGCCCCAAAGACACAGATGGTGCCACAATAATCGGCGACAGAATGTTACAATTCATGGACCCATATCCCCAGGAGACAGGGCTGCAGCAAATGAGCCGGGAAGCCTTGTTGGCAACGGTGGTGAACTTTCGGCTGGCAATGGCGGTCTCGACGGATAACATGGTTGCCCACTTCAAGCTCAAACGTCCTCTGGACCAGACTTGCCTTGAGTGGGATATGCCTCGGTGGCCCGAACGCCAGTCTAACCTCACACGCTCGAACGAATTTTACAACCTGTTCAAGACAgaggaggatatcgagaCCGAGGCCGGATTGTTGTGGAGTAGATACACACGATTCCGCCTTTATCTACGTGCAGCTCACTATGAGACATACGTAGCTGAAGAGATTATAAGTACACCAAGAAACATCTCAAACGTATTAGTTGTTATCGAACGCGTTTTTGATTACATATTGGACAGGGTCGAGAAATCGGCCAGTGTCTGCAAGAAGACTGTTGACGAAGCGAAACAGGAGTACGGAGATGAAGTCCTGAGCCGAAGTATGCCTCGAGAACGTTTCGAGAGCTTGCAAAATATGATTCAACAGCTGTACGACGTGGTCTATGATGGATATGCAGTGGTCGAACCCGAGGGTAACTCGCGGTAGTGATGGGTGAGGCCGAGAATCAGAGCAGAGATAAGGTAGTTATAAAAAAGAATGCTAATT contains these protein-coding regions:
- a CDS encoding mannose-P-dolichol utilization defect 1, which gives rise to MEALKSAITPITHNLPAPIRDLGVSIIGETCYKSLLLDVNIEDADCIKFAVSKALGIGIIAASSIVKVPQILKLLNSKSAEGVSFLSYLLETASYIISLAYNFRNGFPFSTYGETALIVGQNVIISVLVLNYSGRASLAAVFVAALAGTVATLFAENVVDAQTLSYLQAGAGVLSVASKLPQILTIFQQGGTGQLSAFAVFNYLAGSLSRIFTTLQEVDDKLILYGFVSGFVLNAILALQMIFYWNAPSEKAKGKQPAAPIAAKPATLTPSSSTTATPKKSPTTRRRG
- a CDS encoding hypothetical protein (At least one base has a quality score < 10), which translates into the protein MIGRILLHIREACEEAKQTPLPTEILVILYGFGNPAIGCHMNCTKDFLDPDAILTPSMILNELPPDRDATLAMRMFAPRPWVESYRLHRHELDKIKIAYPNVYKQAAADGTLAKQTFTEEGVLYYLRSKIHEIKFKYRHYELALWLRQGPKDTDGATIIGDRMLQFMDPYPQETGLQQMSREALLATVVNFRLAMAVSTDNMVAHFKLKRPLDQTCLEWDMPRWPERQSNLTRSNEFYNLFKTEEDIETEAGLLWSRYTRFRLYLRAAHYETYVAEEIISTPRNISNVLVVIERVFDYILDRVEKSASVCKKTVDEAKQEYGDEVLSRSMPRERFESLQNMIQQLYDVVYDGYAVVEPEGNSR